One genomic window of Polyangium aurulentum includes the following:
- a CDS encoding ABC transporter permease, producing MMLLSILRSVLDFAPPLILAALGGVVSERAGVVNIGLEGMMRVGAFFACWGAFASESAWIGVLCGLLAGAGFAAVHAFVSIHGRADQVVSGIALNLVALGLVTFLLEAVFGTTGVAPAQTLPELPLLLGRSPYTYLALVAPFAMAALFRYTVPGLRLRAVGEHPHAASTLGVSVARVRWAAVLASGALAGLGGSALSIAILHRFDNKMPAGMGFMALAAMVFGKWRPVGALLASLFFAFGHASVDVVRSAMPKTGPMSEAHLDGILMAAPYLLTLLLLGGFVGRAVPPAADGVPYDPEAKH from the coding sequence ATGATGCTCCTGTCGATCCTGCGCAGCGTCCTCGACTTCGCGCCGCCGCTCATCCTGGCCGCGCTGGGCGGCGTGGTCTCCGAGCGTGCGGGCGTCGTGAACATCGGTCTCGAGGGGATGATGCGCGTCGGCGCGTTCTTCGCCTGCTGGGGCGCGTTCGCCTCGGAGAGCGCGTGGATCGGCGTCCTGTGCGGGCTGCTCGCGGGCGCGGGGTTCGCGGCGGTGCACGCGTTCGTGTCGATCCATGGGCGCGCCGATCAGGTGGTCTCGGGCATCGCGTTGAACCTCGTCGCGCTCGGCCTGGTGACGTTCCTGCTCGAGGCGGTCTTCGGCACGACGGGCGTGGCGCCCGCGCAGACCTTGCCCGAGCTGCCCTTGCTCCTCGGCCGTTCGCCGTACACGTACCTCGCGCTCGTCGCGCCGTTCGCGATGGCGGCGCTCTTCCGCTACACGGTGCCGGGGCTGCGGCTGCGCGCCGTGGGCGAGCATCCGCACGCGGCGTCGACGCTGGGTGTATCCGTCGCGCGGGTGCGTTGGGCGGCGGTGCTCGCGAGCGGGGCGCTCGCGGGGCTGGGAGGGTCGGCGCTGTCGATCGCGATCTTGCATCGCTTCGACAACAAGATGCCTGCGGGCATGGGCTTCATGGCGCTCGCGGCGATGGTGTTCGGCAAGTGGAGGCCTGTGGGCGCGCTGCTCGCGTCGCTCTTCTTCGCGTTCGGCCACGCGTCGGTGGACGTGGTGCGCAGCGCGATGCCGAAGACGGGCCCGATGTCGGAGGCGCACCTGGACGGCATCCTGATGGCGGCGCCGTACCTCTTGACGCTGCTCTTGCTCGGCGGCTTCGTGGGCCGCGCGGTGCCTCCTGCGGCGGACGGCGTGCCGTACGATCCGGAAGCGAAGCACTAG
- a CDS encoding ABC transporter permease, whose amino-acid sequence MAEQGGAKGAQGLSARSFSTRPGVLSVLAVASALLVGFLAIALAGKDASGGYTRMIEGAFGSPAAFGETSIKTAVLTCTGLSVGLAFVVGLFNIGAEGQFIAGALAAAVAGHALRLPAPLHVPVALLCAAAAGALPALVAAWLKVRRGVHEVISTIMLNWVVIYLVHDWLVVGPLRAPGAISTSGTAQIQATAELPRLIEGSRLDVGLPIAIMLAVMAWLLLGRTVLGYEMRAVGANPDASRVAGIPVARRLYLAMGMSGALSGIGGALLILGTEHHYPGVFRTGYGFDGIAVALVGSGHPLGVLAAALCFGGLRAGATRLQLVGVHPSFAELIQGLAVLFVATRALFAGGLDRITARLRRQSS is encoded by the coding sequence ATGGCTGAGCAAGGCGGCGCCAAAGGGGCGCAGGGGCTCTCGGCGAGGTCGTTCTCCACGCGCCCGGGGGTCCTGTCGGTCCTCGCGGTCGCGAGCGCGCTCCTCGTCGGCTTCCTCGCGATCGCGCTCGCGGGCAAGGACGCGTCCGGCGGCTACACGCGCATGATCGAGGGCGCGTTCGGCAGCCCGGCCGCGTTCGGCGAGACGAGCATCAAGACGGCCGTGCTCACGTGCACGGGCCTGTCGGTGGGGCTCGCGTTCGTGGTCGGGCTCTTCAACATCGGCGCCGAGGGGCAGTTCATCGCGGGCGCGCTCGCCGCGGCGGTCGCCGGCCACGCGCTGCGCCTGCCCGCGCCCTTGCACGTGCCCGTCGCGCTCCTGTGCGCCGCGGCCGCGGGCGCCCTGCCTGCTCTCGTCGCGGCGTGGCTCAAGGTGCGGCGCGGCGTGCACGAGGTGATCTCGACGATCATGTTGAACTGGGTCGTCATCTACCTGGTGCACGACTGGCTCGTCGTGGGGCCGTTGCGAGCGCCTGGCGCGATCAGCACCTCGGGCACCGCGCAGATCCAGGCGACGGCGGAGCTGCCGCGGCTGATCGAGGGCTCGCGCCTCGACGTGGGGCTGCCGATCGCGATCATGCTCGCGGTCATGGCGTGGCTCCTGCTCGGGCGCACCGTGCTCGGCTACGAGATGCGCGCCGTGGGTGCGAACCCCGATGCATCGCGTGTCGCGGGCATCCCGGTGGCGCGCCGGCTCTATCTCGCGATGGGCATGTCGGGGGCCTTGTCCGGCATCGGCGGGGCGCTGCTCATCCTCGGCACCGAGCACCATTATCCGGGCGTCTTTCGCACCGGCTACGGCTTCGACGGGATCGCGGTCGCGCTCGTGGGCAGCGGTCATCCGCTCGGCGTGCTCGCGGCGGCCTTGTGCTTCGGCGGTCTGCGCGCGGGGGCGACGCGCTTGCAGCTCGTCGGCGTTCATCCGAGCTTCGCCGAGCTCATCCAGGGGCTCGCCGTGCTCTTCGTGGCCACGCGCGCGCTCTTCGCGGGCGGCCTCGATCGCATCACCGCGCGCTTGCGGAGGCAGTCGTCATGA
- a CDS encoding DNA cytosine methyltransferase, producing MTRPKLISLYSGAGGLDYGFEAAGFETGVCVELDHDCCETLRKSRPHWNVIERSIFDVTTKEMLEACGARAGKVDLLIGGPPCQPFSKAGYWARGDSLRLEDPRASTLSAYLRVLEEAKPRAFLLENVEGLAYARKDEGLQLLLEGIAEINRRTKSKYRVEHRVLNAASYGVPQLRERVFLVGARDGTPFVFPEPTHGEVQDDIGPLFASAMRLAPYRTAWDAIGDVEPDADEDLSVRGKWADLLPSIPEGQNYLYHTDRGEGRPLFGWRRRYWTFLLKLAKARPSWTIQAQPGPAVGPFHWSNRRLSMRELCRIQTFPDDVVIQGGRTSIQRQVGNAVPSLVGEVLGNAIRAQLLGGTASPLKLLPPRREPVPPPERPTAVPKKFRAMEGKHTPHPGTGKGEGARARAQAQAGTPDQL from the coding sequence ATGACGAGGCCGAAGCTGATCAGCCTCTACAGCGGCGCCGGAGGTCTCGACTACGGCTTCGAGGCCGCTGGCTTCGAGACCGGCGTGTGCGTCGAGCTCGACCACGACTGCTGCGAGACGCTCCGAAAGAGCCGGCCGCACTGGAACGTGATCGAGCGCAGCATCTTCGACGTGACCACGAAGGAGATGCTGGAAGCCTGTGGCGCGCGTGCCGGCAAGGTGGATCTTCTCATCGGAGGTCCGCCCTGCCAGCCTTTTTCCAAGGCAGGCTACTGGGCCCGCGGCGACTCCCTGCGGCTCGAGGACCCGCGCGCGAGCACCCTGAGCGCGTATCTGCGGGTGCTCGAGGAAGCGAAGCCGCGCGCATTTCTCCTCGAGAACGTCGAGGGGCTCGCCTACGCGCGCAAGGATGAGGGGCTCCAGCTCTTGCTCGAAGGAATTGCGGAAATCAACCGCAGGACGAAGAGCAAATACCGCGTCGAGCATCGGGTGCTGAATGCAGCCAGCTACGGCGTGCCCCAGCTCCGCGAGCGCGTGTTTCTGGTGGGAGCGCGCGACGGGACGCCTTTCGTCTTCCCCGAGCCGACGCACGGCGAAGTGCAGGACGATATCGGCCCGCTCTTCGCCAGCGCGATGCGCCTCGCCCCCTACCGCACCGCATGGGACGCGATCGGCGACGTGGAGCCCGATGCGGACGAGGATCTCTCCGTGCGCGGCAAATGGGCCGACCTGCTCCCCTCGATTCCGGAGGGGCAGAACTACCTCTATCACACCGACCGCGGCGAGGGCCGGCCGCTCTTCGGGTGGAGGCGCCGCTACTGGACGTTCCTCCTCAAGCTCGCCAAGGCGCGCCCCTCGTGGACCATCCAGGCGCAGCCAGGCCCCGCGGTGGGCCCGTTCCACTGGTCGAACCGACGGCTGAGCATGCGCGAGCTCTGTCGCATTCAAACCTTCCCCGACGACGTCGTCATCCAGGGCGGGCGAACGTCGATTCAGCGGCAGGTCGGCAATGCCGTTCCGTCGCTCGTCGGCGAGGTCCTCGGAAACGCCATTCGCGCGCAGCTCCTCGGGGGGACCGCATCTCCGCTGAAGCTTTTGCCCCCGCGGCGCGAGCCCGTGCCGCCGCCGGAGCGGCCCACGGCCGTCCCCAAGAAGTTTCGAGCGATGGAAGGAAAGCACACGCCCCATCCGGGGACCGGAAAGGGCGAGGGCGCTCGCGCGAGAGCACAGGCGCAGGCGGGGACGCCGGATCAGCTCTGA
- a CDS encoding AAA family ATPase: protein MAMRLLAENYRSFRKVDWEIPPGVSVVVGPNGSGKTTLLDLPELFRHAIERGMQKSVEHHGGVAWLRHKAAEPSAPVTVTFEVGEVRWELDLSAIAAGMRFPSVEKILVGGVEVANQSARDREVIGPLLGERELLLDLAEDAQNAVMPLVKVLDRYRFYRQYHTWSIRQNGSQHSSDDILHVSGRNVFSVLRNWRDRRETRPRWELVKNGLRRCFPDLFEDLDFDVAGQVITGRILAPGFDEGIPVHLAPEGWLVALLHLTAVASIDRGGMAAIDEPENGLHPYAIRGLIDVMRTWAADQDVRIVLATHAPVILDEFKEAPERVFVMERKAEKLPVRLDELRGRDWLMHFSLGDLYAHEEFGAQDPELA from the coding sequence ATGGCCATGAGGCTGCTCGCGGAGAACTATCGCAGCTTCCGGAAGGTCGACTGGGAGATCCCTCCTGGCGTGAGCGTGGTTGTCGGGCCCAATGGCTCGGGGAAGACGACGCTGCTCGACCTGCCGGAGCTGTTCCGCCACGCCATCGAGCGCGGCATGCAGAAGTCCGTCGAGCATCACGGCGGCGTGGCGTGGCTACGACACAAAGCTGCGGAGCCGAGCGCGCCGGTGACCGTGACGTTCGAGGTGGGCGAGGTGCGCTGGGAGCTGGACCTCTCCGCGATCGCGGCGGGCATGAGGTTCCCATCGGTCGAGAAGATCCTTGTCGGCGGTGTCGAGGTGGCGAACCAGAGTGCACGCGACCGTGAGGTGATAGGTCCGCTCCTAGGGGAGCGGGAACTGCTGCTGGACCTGGCGGAGGATGCCCAGAATGCCGTCATGCCGCTCGTGAAAGTACTGGATCGCTATCGGTTTTACCGCCAGTACCACACGTGGAGCATCCGACAGAATGGCTCGCAGCATTCGTCGGACGACATCCTGCACGTCAGCGGGCGAAACGTCTTCTCGGTGCTGCGCAACTGGCGCGATCGTCGCGAGACCCGACCGCGGTGGGAGCTCGTCAAGAACGGGCTGCGTCGATGCTTCCCGGATCTCTTCGAGGATCTCGATTTCGACGTGGCGGGCCAGGTGATCACGGGCCGCATCCTCGCGCCAGGCTTCGACGAGGGGATCCCTGTCCACCTGGCGCCGGAGGGATGGTTGGTCGCGCTCTTGCACCTCACCGCCGTCGCGTCCATCGATCGAGGCGGCATGGCCGCGATAGACGAGCCGGAGAACGGGCTGCACCCTTACGCCATTCGTGGATTGATCGACGTGATGCGAACGTGGGCCGCAGACCAGGACGTGCGGATCGTCCTCGCCACGCACGCCCCCGTCATCCTCGACGAGTTCAAGGAAGCGCCCGAGCGGGTCTTCGTCATGGAGCGCAAAGCAGAGAAGCTCCCCGTGCGCCTCGACGAGCTGCGTGGCCGCGACTGGCTCATGCATTTCTCTCTCGGCGATCTCTACGCGCACGAGGAGTTTGGCGCTCAAGATCCCGAGCTTGCATGA
- a CDS encoding HipA family kinase: MLRTITAVRYVTPLREGGSLPAIVEADDDGLYVVKFRGAGQGPKALIAELLAGELARAAGLRVPEIVLVRFDPAFGREELDPEISDLLEASAGLNLALDYLPGSITFDPVAGPLPDAGYASRVVLFDSFVTNVDRTPRNPNMLSWHEGLWLIDHGASFYFHHGWGAEDRLVESQDPFAFVEKHVLLPWASALSGAAAELRAAWKPEIFDRVAGSIPSDWLSEDAGFVDDADHRAAYGAWLRARLEALPLVLEEAERARAKLV; encoded by the coding sequence ATGTTGCGCACCATCACCGCTGTCCGGTACGTGACGCCGCTGCGCGAGGGCGGGTCGCTGCCGGCGATCGTGGAGGCCGATGACGACGGCCTCTACGTCGTGAAATTCCGCGGCGCCGGGCAGGGGCCCAAGGCGCTCATCGCGGAGCTGCTGGCAGGCGAGCTCGCGCGCGCCGCTGGCCTGCGCGTGCCGGAGATCGTGCTCGTTCGCTTCGATCCGGCGTTCGGTCGAGAGGAGCTGGATCCCGAGATCAGCGACCTGCTCGAGGCGAGCGCGGGCCTGAACCTGGCGCTCGATTACCTGCCCGGGAGCATCACCTTCGATCCGGTCGCCGGCCCGCTGCCCGACGCGGGGTACGCGTCGCGCGTGGTGCTCTTCGATTCCTTCGTGACCAACGTCGACCGCACGCCGCGAAACCCGAACATGCTCTCGTGGCACGAGGGGCTGTGGCTCATCGATCACGGCGCGTCGTTCTACTTTCACCACGGCTGGGGTGCGGAGGATCGGCTGGTGGAGAGCCAGGATCCGTTCGCATTCGTGGAGAAGCACGTCCTTTTGCCGTGGGCGAGCGCGCTGTCGGGGGCGGCGGCGGAGCTGCGCGCTGCGTGGAAGCCGGAGATCTTCGATCGGGTGGCCGGGAGCATCCCTTCGGATTGGCTCTCGGAGGATGCGGGATTCGTGGATGACGCCGATCACCGCGCCGCGTACGGCGCATGGCTCAGGGCGCGGCTCGAGGCCTTGCCCCTTGTTCTGGAGGAGGCCGAGCGTGCCCGCGCCAAGCTCGTTTGA
- a CDS encoding ABC transporter ATP-binding protein — MNALELVRVSKTFGDCVACDDVSLEVGEGEVVAVVGENGAGKSTAMSVACGLYKPTRGEVRVKGRALEPGSTRAAIAAGIGMVHQHFMLVPPLTIAENVALGAEPGRGPIFDRKKAEQAVAELSKRLGFGLEPRQLVADCSVATQQRVEILKVLYRGADVLILDEPTAVLAPAEADALLETVRALAAEGKSIIIISHKLREVLAVAARIAVMRRGKLVATVKASETSASKLAALMVGTGADHVDEHGAGAKERKIDRGERVAHLRGVRATGDRGLPALEGVDLELFAGEIVAVAGVDGNGQTELAEVLTGLRPVDGGTFELSPAASSRDAVAHIPEDRQRRGLCLSLSVGENLALGRHRAKGLVKSGPVELVDAAARARLADELITTLDVRPTDPSLPAAALSGGNQQKVIVARELLATPRLPGSPKLALVVAVQPTRGLDLGAIANVHARLREARDAGAAVLVVSLDLDEVRALGDRIVVMARGRVVAELPAGADEALIGQHMLADGDAAHG; from the coding sequence ATGAACGCGCTCGAGCTCGTTCGCGTCTCCAAGACGTTCGGCGACTGCGTGGCGTGCGACGACGTCTCGCTCGAGGTCGGCGAGGGCGAGGTCGTCGCCGTGGTCGGCGAGAACGGCGCTGGCAAGAGCACGGCCATGAGCGTGGCGTGCGGCCTGTACAAGCCGACGCGGGGCGAGGTGCGCGTGAAGGGGCGCGCCCTCGAGCCGGGCTCGACGCGCGCCGCGATCGCGGCGGGGATCGGCATGGTGCACCAGCACTTCATGCTCGTCCCGCCGCTGACGATCGCCGAGAACGTCGCGCTCGGCGCCGAGCCGGGCCGCGGACCGATCTTCGACCGGAAGAAGGCCGAGCAAGCCGTGGCGGAGCTGTCCAAGCGGCTCGGCTTCGGCCTCGAGCCGCGCCAGCTCGTCGCCGACTGCTCGGTGGCCACGCAGCAGCGGGTCGAGATCTTGAAGGTCCTCTATCGCGGCGCCGACGTGCTCATCCTCGACGAGCCGACCGCGGTGCTCGCCCCGGCCGAGGCCGATGCCCTGCTCGAGACCGTGCGTGCGCTCGCGGCCGAGGGCAAGAGCATCATCATCATCTCGCACAAGCTCCGCGAGGTGCTCGCCGTGGCCGCGCGCATCGCGGTGATGCGGCGCGGGAAGCTCGTCGCGACCGTGAAGGCGAGCGAGACGAGCGCATCCAAGCTCGCCGCGCTCATGGTCGGCACGGGCGCGGACCACGTGGACGAGCACGGGGCCGGCGCGAAGGAGCGGAAGATCGACAGGGGCGAGCGCGTCGCGCACCTGCGTGGCGTGCGCGCGACGGGGGATCGCGGGCTGCCTGCGCTCGAGGGCGTCGATCTCGAGCTGTTCGCGGGCGAGATCGTCGCCGTCGCTGGCGTCGACGGCAACGGCCAGACCGAGCTCGCCGAGGTGCTCACCGGCCTTCGCCCCGTCGACGGGGGCACGTTCGAGCTGTCCCCCGCGGCGTCGTCGCGCGACGCCGTCGCGCACATCCCCGAGGATCGCCAGCGGCGCGGCCTCTGCCTCTCGCTCTCGGTGGGCGAGAACCTCGCGCTCGGGCGGCACCGCGCGAAGGGGCTCGTGAAGAGCGGGCCGGTCGAGCTGGTCGACGCCGCTGCGCGCGCGCGGCTCGCGGACGAGCTCATCACCACGCTCGACGTGCGCCCCACGGACCCGAGCCTGCCGGCCGCGGCGCTCTCGGGCGGCAACCAGCAGAAGGTGATCGTGGCGCGCGAGCTGCTCGCGACGCCGCGCCTCCCGGGCTCGCCGAAGCTCGCGCTGGTCGTGGCCGTGCAGCCGACGCGCGGCCTCGATCTCGGCGCCATCGCCAACGTCCACGCGCGCCTTCGCGAGGCGCGCGACGCGGGCGCGGCCGTGCTCGTCGTCTCGCTCGATCTCGACGAGGTGCGGGCGCTCGGCGATCGCATCGTGGTCATGGCGCGCGGCCGCGTCGTGGCGGAGCTGCCTGCGGGCGCGGACGAGGCGCTCATCGGGCAGCACATGCTTGCAGACGGAGACGCGGCGCATGGCTGA
- a CDS encoding sensor histidine kinase gives MSARSSSVPPPPADRPVRRELFAAGWELFSALLFVYAVVPAASSSLAALGIFLGSLLLSALVGPPLLRRGPTGFGVVAALRVLAWSLAASPLVPTVGPSALVAAVAFGLMAGGMRRAIYRRLAPQPETPESPSTLRLVLRARLAESAVMAGIVGGHVLMLFCVAFLRTESPVLFRAWFEIVPALAILGTVGFTLAVRPITRPVLVALEAGPSGDRSVLLAGLAQALRLPDVLSYLNFVVWSAFTASGVFHARPGPWSPGDAASQLGLGALFAFGVSFYQRAWHLDTVRPVVELLRSWTAEPPRAEPIPLRQRMMRDFGLPLLFSITLSLLASIGLYRALGGARLGTREDIGAVGALFASFAMLVIAAGGLVVRAARELSRPMASLARAADRVASGELDAAVPRVAGPIEVVGLGESIERMRVRLAGTIAELERERAGLEANVQARTAELTRALEELKRTQAALVQGERLASIGELFAGVAHEIYNPLSAIAGSAAPLERVSEELGSVIAAFRAALPELPEARRKELERVCREVDVDASLEDLVGISQVIRRASDRSVRIVANLKSFSPTSGEAVPTDLTAGIEETLVLLGPRLRAAGIEVEKRYEPLPEVICRAGEMNQVFMNLLVNAIQALEGREGVAAKKIVIEARAEGKEVIVAVTDNGPGVPEEVAERVFDPFFTTKPRGQGTGLGLSISTDIARRHGGGLSLERPEGGGARFVCRVPVRVGRG, from the coding sequence ATGTCCGCCCGCAGCTCCTCCGTCCCTCCGCCTCCCGCCGATCGCCCCGTACGTCGCGAGCTTTTCGCGGCCGGATGGGAGCTGTTCTCGGCGCTGCTCTTCGTCTACGCGGTCGTGCCCGCCGCGTCCTCGAGCCTCGCGGCCCTGGGGATCTTCCTCGGCTCGCTCCTGCTCTCGGCGCTCGTGGGCCCGCCGCTCCTGCGCCGCGGACCGACGGGGTTCGGCGTCGTGGCCGCCTTGCGCGTGCTCGCCTGGTCGCTCGCGGCCTCGCCGCTCGTGCCCACCGTGGGTCCGAGCGCGCTCGTCGCGGCCGTCGCCTTCGGCCTCATGGCGGGCGGCATGCGGCGCGCGATCTACCGCAGGCTCGCGCCGCAGCCGGAGACCCCCGAGAGCCCTTCGACGCTCCGCCTCGTGCTGCGCGCGCGCCTCGCCGAGAGCGCGGTCATGGCGGGCATCGTGGGCGGCCACGTGCTCATGCTCTTCTGCGTGGCCTTCTTGCGCACCGAGAGCCCGGTGCTCTTCAGGGCCTGGTTCGAGATCGTCCCGGCGCTCGCCATCCTCGGCACCGTGGGCTTCACGCTCGCGGTCCGTCCGATCACGCGCCCCGTGCTCGTGGCGCTCGAGGCCGGGCCGAGCGGCGACCGATCCGTGCTGCTCGCGGGTCTCGCGCAGGCGCTGCGATTGCCGGACGTGCTGTCGTACCTGAACTTCGTCGTGTGGTCGGCGTTCACGGCGAGCGGCGTGTTCCACGCGCGTCCGGGGCCGTGGTCGCCGGGCGACGCCGCGAGCCAGCTCGGGCTCGGGGCGCTCTTCGCGTTCGGCGTGTCGTTCTACCAGCGCGCGTGGCACCTCGACACGGTGCGGCCCGTGGTGGAGCTGTTGCGTTCGTGGACGGCCGAGCCCCCGCGCGCCGAGCCCATCCCGCTGCGGCAGCGCATGATGCGCGACTTCGGGCTTCCGCTTCTCTTCTCGATCACGCTTTCCTTGCTCGCGTCGATCGGCCTGTACCGCGCGCTCGGCGGGGCGCGGCTCGGGACGCGCGAGGACATCGGCGCGGTGGGGGCGCTGTTCGCGTCGTTCGCGATGCTGGTGATCGCGGCGGGGGGGCTCGTGGTGCGGGCAGCGCGCGAGCTGAGCCGGCCGATGGCGTCGCTCGCGCGCGCGGCCGATCGCGTGGCGAGCGGCGAGCTGGACGCCGCGGTGCCGCGCGTGGCGGGGCCGATCGAGGTGGTGGGTCTCGGCGAGAGCATCGAGCGCATGCGGGTGCGGCTGGCGGGGACGATCGCGGAGCTCGAGCGCGAGCGCGCGGGCCTCGAGGCGAACGTGCAGGCGCGCACGGCCGAGCTGACGCGTGCGCTCGAGGAGCTGAAGCGGACGCAGGCGGCGCTCGTGCAGGGCGAGCGTCTCGCGTCGATCGGCGAGCTGTTCGCGGGGGTGGCGCACGAGATCTACAACCCGCTGTCTGCGATCGCGGGCTCGGCGGCGCCGCTCGAGCGCGTCTCGGAGGAGCTCGGGAGCGTGATCGCGGCCTTCCGGGCGGCGCTGCCGGAGCTGCCGGAGGCGCGACGAAAGGAGCTGGAGCGTGTGTGTCGCGAGGTGGACGTGGACGCGTCGCTCGAGGATCTGGTGGGCATCTCGCAGGTGATCCGACGCGCGAGCGACCGGAGCGTGCGCATCGTGGCCAACCTGAAGAGCTTCTCGCCAACGAGCGGCGAGGCGGTGCCGACGGACCTGACGGCAGGAATCGAGGAGACCCTGGTGCTGCTCGGCCCGCGGCTGCGCGCGGCGGGGATCGAGGTGGAGAAGCGCTACGAGCCCTTGCCCGAGGTGATCTGCCGTGCGGGCGAGATGAACCAGGTCTTCATGAACCTGCTCGTCAATGCAATCCAGGCGCTCGAAGGCCGCGAGGGCGTGGCGGCGAAGAAGATCGTGATCGAGGCGCGCGCGGAGGGGAAAGAGGTGATCGTCGCGGTGACGGACAACGGCCCCGGCGTGCCCGAGGAGGTGGCCGAGCGCGTCTTCGATCCGTTCTTCACGACGAAGCCGCGCGGGCAAGGAACGGGGCTCGGGTTATCGATTTCGACGGATATCGCGAGGCGGCACGGCGGGGGGCTGTCGCTGGAGAGGCCGGAAGGGGGCGGGGCGAGGTTTGTGTGTCGGGTGCCGGTGAGGGTGGGGAGGGGGTGA
- a CDS encoding DUF3037 domain-containing protein, with translation MPAPSSFDYAIVRVVPRVERGEQVNAGVIVHCHEHDYLAARIELDEARLRMLAPDVDLPLVHRHLEAIPRICKGGRDAGPIGQLPRKERWSWLIAPRSTIIQVSRAHVGLCEAPEQALEKLLDKLVRVERRA, from the coding sequence GTGCCCGCGCCAAGCTCGTTTGATTACGCCATCGTGCGCGTCGTTCCCCGTGTGGAGCGCGGCGAGCAGGTGAATGCGGGTGTCATCGTCCATTGCCACGAGCACGACTATCTCGCGGCGCGCATCGAGCTGGACGAGGCGCGGCTGCGCATGCTCGCGCCCGACGTGGACCTGCCGCTCGTGCACCGGCACCTCGAGGCGATCCCTCGCATTTGCAAGGGCGGACGTGACGCGGGGCCGATCGGGCAATTGCCGCGCAAGGAGCGCTGGTCGTGGCTCATCGCGCCGCGCAGCACGATCATCCAGGTGTCCAGAGCGCACGTGGGATTGTGCGAGGCGCCCGAGCAGGCGCTGGAGAAGCTCCTGGACAAGCTCGTGCGGGTCGAGCGGAGGGCGTGA
- a CDS encoding BMP family lipoprotein, translating to MHKLALGLAAVATIAGLAGCKGSSDKPAGDSAGGVKIGLITDVGGRGDQSFNDGALRGLEMWAAGKKYTAGGYQPLPDAERVASIPATLKDVSITPLAVTPVVLTSKAQEDYEPNLDLLVGEKVDLAIGVGFMIENAVEAAAKKHPQTRFLLVDSPLLDPQNKPFTLPNVKTVVFQEHEGSFLVGALAGLASKSGKIGFVGGMGMPLIKKFEAGFVAGIKAVNPQAADATKRVYTGNFDDSASGKRAALDLYNQGIDVVYHAAGAGGLGVIQAAKEQNKLAIGVDSDQAHLAPANVLTSMTKHVDYAIYTTVKSVVDKKFQAGDSALGLKEGGVGMAPVTVDFPNKQEALAKVEKLRKAVIEGKIKVPSTLEELATFAPPPIE from the coding sequence ATGCACAAGCTCGCCCTCGGCCTCGCTGCCGTCGCCACGATAGCTGGCCTCGCCGGCTGCAAAGGCTCGTCCGACAAACCGGCCGGCGATTCCGCTGGCGGCGTCAAGATCGGCCTCATCACGGACGTGGGCGGCCGAGGCGATCAATCCTTCAACGACGGCGCGCTCCGCGGCCTCGAGATGTGGGCGGCCGGCAAGAAGTACACGGCCGGCGGCTACCAGCCCCTCCCCGACGCCGAGCGCGTGGCGAGCATCCCCGCGACCCTCAAGGACGTGAGCATTACGCCGCTCGCGGTCACCCCCGTCGTGCTCACCTCGAAGGCGCAGGAGGACTACGAGCCGAACCTCGACCTGCTCGTCGGCGAGAAGGTCGATCTCGCCATCGGCGTCGGCTTCATGATCGAGAACGCCGTCGAGGCGGCCGCGAAGAAGCACCCCCAGACGCGCTTCCTCCTCGTCGACTCGCCCCTGCTCGACCCGCAGAACAAGCCCTTCACGTTGCCCAACGTGAAGACGGTCGTATTCCAGGAGCACGAGGGCAGCTTCCTCGTCGGCGCGCTCGCGGGCCTCGCCTCGAAGAGCGGCAAGATCGGCTTCGTGGGCGGCATGGGAATGCCCCTCATCAAGAAATTCGAGGCGGGCTTCGTCGCCGGCATCAAGGCCGTGAACCCCCAGGCGGCCGATGCGACCAAGCGCGTCTACACGGGCAACTTCGACGACTCCGCCTCGGGCAAGCGCGCCGCGCTCGACCTCTACAACCAGGGGATCGACGTCGTCTATCACGCCGCGGGCGCGGGCGGCCTCGGCGTCATCCAGGCCGCGAAGGAGCAGAACAAGCTCGCGATCGGCGTCGACTCCGACCAGGCGCACCTCGCCCCGGCGAACGTGCTCACGTCGATGACCAAGCACGTCGATTACGCGATCTATACGACCGTGAAGTCGGTCGTGGACAAGAAGTTCCAGGCGGGCGACAGCGCGCTCGGGCTCAAGGAGGGCGGCGTGGGCATGGCGCCCGTGACGGTCGACTTCCCGAACAAGCAGGAGGCGCTCGCCAAGGTCGAGAAGCTCCGCAAGGCCGTGATCGAGGGCAAGATCAAGGTGCCCTCCACGCTCGAGGAGCTCGCTACCTTCGCCCCGCCGCCCATCGAATGA